A region of the Corynebacterium endometrii genome:
GTTCACCGGATCGAATCCGCCCGGATGCCATGGGCCGCATTTGCTGAGCCTGGCCGCCGCCATCGCGGTACCCCGAACGGCTCCATGGATGGAAATTGCTTCGAGGGCGTAGGCGCTGCAGGTCGGTTCGAATCGACAGGTAGACACCATCTTAAGGGGTGATAAGTACTTTTGGTAGAGCCGCACCACGAA
Encoded here:
- the yidD gene encoding membrane protein insertion efficiency factor YidD, translating into MGYVNSSGEDIPKARGAAKPLVFVVRLYQKYLSPLKMVSTCRFEPTCSAYALEAISIHGAVRGTAMAAARLSKCGPWHPGGFDPVNKQT